One genomic region from Streptomyces sp. NBC_01304 encodes:
- a CDS encoding alpha,alpha-phosphotrehalase codes for MTTPTTTAWWQSGTVYQIYPKSFQDTTGSGTGDLRGVIRRLDHLAELGVDAVWLTPVYRSPQVDNGYDVSDYCAIDPAYGSMADFDDLVSALHARGMKLVMDMVFNHTSTAHLWFRSAVEDADGPYRDFYIWRAPAADGGPPNNWRSKFGGSAWSYEPKSGEYYLHLFAPEQADLNWSNPRVRSAAQDVVHFWARKGVDGVRLDVVNLISKTPGLPDAPGTDGREFYTDGPEVHTYLRELSREVLRPHGLMSVGEMSSTTLDHCRRYADASGGELSMTFNFHHLKVDYPGGDKWTVAPPDLIELKRLFAHWQQGMHGQAWNALFWCNHDQPRIVSRFGAGDSALHTPSAKMLAIVLHGMQGTPYVYQGEEFGMTNPDYRSIADYRDVESLNLYEEWREAGLDETHILDVLAAKSRDNSRAPMQWDDTANAGFTSGTPWLRTAANSALVNATSARKDEDSVFHTYKRLIALRKELDVLVHGDYTDLAPDDPKLWAYVRRHGTHELLVVANFSDRPCPWERPAELDGGGWQQLLTNYPRSMGTPTSGTLRPYQAGMWVRSA; via the coding sequence ATGACGACCCCCACCACGACCGCCTGGTGGCAGAGCGGCACCGTCTACCAGATCTACCCCAAGTCCTTCCAGGACACGACGGGTTCGGGCACCGGCGACCTGCGCGGCGTGATCCGCCGCCTGGACCATCTGGCCGAACTCGGCGTGGACGCGGTCTGGCTCACCCCCGTCTACCGCTCGCCCCAGGTCGACAACGGCTACGACGTCTCCGACTACTGCGCGATCGACCCGGCGTACGGCTCCATGGCCGACTTCGACGACCTGGTGAGCGCCCTGCACGCGCGCGGTATGAAGCTCGTGATGGACATGGTGTTCAACCACACCTCCACCGCGCACCTGTGGTTCCGCTCGGCCGTCGAGGACGCGGACGGCCCGTACCGCGACTTCTACATCTGGCGCGCGCCGGCCGCGGACGGCGGCCCGCCGAACAACTGGCGCTCCAAGTTCGGCGGCAGCGCCTGGAGTTACGAGCCCAAGTCCGGCGAGTACTACCTGCACCTCTTCGCGCCGGAGCAGGCGGACCTCAACTGGTCGAACCCCAGGGTGCGTTCGGCCGCGCAGGACGTCGTCCACTTCTGGGCCCGCAAGGGCGTGGACGGCGTACGCCTGGACGTGGTCAACCTCATCTCCAAGACGCCGGGCCTGCCGGACGCGCCGGGCACGGACGGCCGGGAGTTCTACACGGACGGCCCCGAAGTCCACACGTACCTGCGGGAATTGAGCCGCGAGGTGCTGCGCCCCCACGGCCTGATGAGCGTCGGAGAGATGTCGTCCACGACCCTCGACCACTGCCGCCGGTACGCGGATGCCTCGGGCGGCGAGTTGTCCATGACCTTCAACTTCCATCACCTGAAGGTCGATTACCCGGGCGGCGACAAGTGGACGGTCGCCCCGCCCGACCTGATCGAGCTCAAGCGCCTGTTCGCGCACTGGCAGCAGGGCATGCACGGGCAGGCCTGGAACGCGCTGTTCTGGTGCAACCACGACCAGCCGCGCATCGTCTCCCGCTTCGGCGCGGGCGACAGCGCACTGCACACGCCGAGCGCGAAGATGCTGGCCATCGTGTTGCACGGCATGCAGGGCACTCCGTACGTCTATCAGGGCGAGGAGTTCGGCATGACGAACCCGGACTACCGCTCGATCGCCGACTACCGGGACGTCGAGTCGCTCAACCTGTACGAGGAGTGGCGCGAGGCCGGGCTCGACGAGACGCACATCCTCGACGTGCTGGCGGCGAAGTCCCGGGACAACAGCCGGGCACCGATGCAGTGGGACGACACGGCGAACGCGGGCTTCACCTCCGGCACGCCCTGGCTGCGTACGGCGGCCAACTCTGCTCTTGTGAACGCGACTTCGGCCCGCAAGGACGAGGACTCCGTCTTCCACACGTACAAGCGCCTGATCGCCCTGCGCAAGGAGCTGGACGTACTGGTCCACGGCGATTACACGGACCTGGCCCCCGACGACCCGAAGCTGTGGGCGTACGTACGCCGCCACGGCACGCACGAGCTCCTGGTAGTCGCCAACTTCTCCGACCGACCCTGCCCGTGGGAGCGGCCGGCCGAGCTGGACGGCGGCGGCTGGCAGCAGCTGCTCACCAACTACCCGCGTTCCATGGGTACGCCGACGTCCGGGACGCTGCGGCCCTACCAGGCGGGAATGTGGGTGCGCAGCGCCTGA
- a CDS encoding exo-alpha-sialidase: MDKSSKQRRWTRAKQAAAATALALLLVACADATDGDGKPPGKAEPKPSTTAPLKTVGKAPARIPSADRLPGWSHSLGFAADGSGFALLADCPEDESPGKCRQFVAVLDKGAKAWRQGRSPLPAVGNDSGISSNLVVLGPGRALIAEGLSSPRGDRTWFTRDGGRTWKTGTSTATGTTSEVPKGGTLVTDCLKPGRDGNGCVRSRLVMITPGSGEYRVLAEQPPLKGMLQPAEHPTGNVLLVTGKDPESARPAAVVSHDRGRSWTKTRLRGTSEHTWGFVLAEGKDTLYAAERGQLPRTAPQVKNGLLSIHASNDDGRTWTRVWRYRQGKDDGLNSLLGAPVAAHDGSLTVYGEEGIWRSTDGARTFTRTSPVREPAGYMTTTPLGYLWSDSFGNGSYRISADGIRWHEFTLGASG; encoded by the coding sequence ATGGACAAGAGCTCGAAGCAGCGCCGTTGGACACGCGCGAAGCAAGCAGCGGCAGCGACGGCCCTCGCGCTGCTGCTCGTGGCCTGCGCTGACGCGACGGACGGGGACGGGAAGCCACCGGGCAAGGCGGAGCCGAAGCCATCCACCACCGCGCCGCTCAAGACGGTGGGCAAGGCCCCGGCGCGGATCCCGTCGGCGGACAGGCTTCCGGGCTGGTCCCACAGTCTCGGCTTCGCCGCGGACGGCTCCGGGTTCGCCCTTCTCGCGGACTGCCCCGAGGACGAATCCCCGGGGAAATGCCGCCAGTTCGTCGCCGTGCTGGACAAGGGAGCCAAGGCCTGGCGGCAGGGCCGGTCGCCGCTGCCCGCCGTCGGGAACGACTCGGGCATCTCGTCGAACCTCGTCGTCCTGGGCCCCGGCCGGGCCCTGATCGCCGAGGGCCTGTCCTCGCCACGAGGCGACCGGACCTGGTTCACCCGCGACGGCGGCCGGACCTGGAAGACCGGCACGTCCACAGCGACCGGCACCACATCCGAGGTTCCGAAGGGTGGCACCCTGGTGACCGACTGCCTGAAGCCGGGTCGTGACGGCAACGGCTGCGTACGTTCCCGCCTCGTGATGATCACGCCGGGCAGCGGCGAGTATCGCGTCCTGGCCGAGCAACCACCCCTCAAGGGCATGCTCCAGCCGGCCGAACACCCCACGGGAAACGTGCTGTTGGTCACCGGCAAGGACCCCGAGTCGGCGCGGCCCGCAGCCGTGGTGAGCCATGATCGCGGCCGCAGCTGGACCAAGACCCGGTTGCGGGGCACCTCCGAGCACACCTGGGGCTTCGTACTCGCCGAGGGCAAGGACACCCTGTACGCGGCGGAGCGAGGCCAACTTCCCCGGACGGCGCCCCAAGTGAAGAACGGCCTGCTGTCGATACATGCCAGCAACGACGACGGCCGTACGTGGACCCGGGTGTGGCGCTACCGGCAAGGCAAGGACGACGGGCTGAACTCTCTCCTCGGAGCCCCGGTCGCAGCCCACGACGGCAGCCTCACGGTGTACGGCGAGGAGGGCATCTGGCGCAGCACCGACGGCGCCCGGACCTTCACCCGCACCTCACCCGTGCGCGAACCGGCGGGCTATATGACCACCACGCCGCTCGGATATCTGTGGTCGGACAGCTTCGGAAATGGTTCCTACCGCATATCCGCCGACGGCATCCGGTGGCACGAATTCACCCTGGGCGCCTCGGGTTGA
- a CDS encoding SDR family oxidoreductase, giving the protein MPRRPIDITVPDLSGKRAVVTGGSDGIGLGLATRLAAAGAEVLLPVRNPRKGEAAIAKIRQAHPTANVSLRELDLSSLDSVAALGEALRAEGQPIRILINNAGVMTPPDRQTTVDGYELQFGTNHLGHFALVGHLLPLLRSGHARVTSQISVSANQNSVNWQDLNWERSYKGSHAYSQSKIAFGLFGLELDRRSQAHGWGITSNLSHPGVAPTSLLAARPEIGRDRDTLGVRLIRGLSARGILLGTVESAKLPALYAATAADALGARLYGPNGPGHLGGPPAEQKLYSRLRSAEDARRVWEVSEELSKVSFPNG; this is encoded by the coding sequence ATGCCACGCCGCCCCATCGACATCACCGTCCCCGACCTGTCCGGCAAGCGCGCCGTCGTCACCGGAGGGAGCGACGGCATCGGCCTCGGACTCGCCACGCGCCTTGCCGCGGCAGGGGCCGAAGTTCTGCTGCCGGTACGCAATCCGCGCAAGGGCGAGGCGGCCATCGCCAAGATCAGGCAGGCGCACCCCACCGCGAACGTGTCGCTGCGCGAGCTCGACCTGTCGTCGCTCGACTCCGTCGCGGCACTCGGCGAGGCCCTGCGTGCGGAGGGGCAGCCGATCCGCATCCTCATCAACAACGCCGGCGTGATGACCCCGCCCGACCGGCAGACGACCGTCGACGGGTACGAGCTTCAGTTCGGCACCAACCACCTCGGCCACTTCGCCCTCGTGGGCCACCTGCTGCCACTGCTGCGCTCCGGCCACGCACGCGTGACCTCCCAGATCAGCGTCTCGGCGAACCAGAACTCCGTCAACTGGCAGGACCTGAACTGGGAACGCTCCTACAAGGGCAGCCACGCCTACAGCCAGTCGAAGATCGCGTTCGGGCTCTTCGGCCTCGAACTCGACCGGCGCAGCCAGGCACACGGCTGGGGCATCACGAGCAACCTCTCCCACCCCGGAGTCGCCCCCACGAGCCTGCTCGCCGCGCGCCCCGAGATCGGCCGCGACCGGGACACCCTCGGCGTGCGGCTCATCCGCGGCCTGTCCGCGCGCGGCATCCTGCTCGGCACCGTCGAGTCGGCGAAACTCCCGGCTCTGTACGCCGCGACGGCTGCCGACGCCTTGGGCGCCCGCCTCTACGGGCCGAACGGCCCCGGACATCTGGGCGGCCCGCCTGCCGAGCAGAAGCTCTACTCCCGCCTGCGCAGCGCCGAGGACGCCCGGCGCGTCTGGGAAGTCTCCGAAGAGCTCTCGAAGGTCTCCTTCCCCAACGGCTGA
- the treB gene encoding PTS trehalose transporter subunit IIBC, protein MAVAEQGASAPAADVTAQMRELVELVGGASNVATVSHCLTRLRFVLNDPSLADTEKIGKLPSVKGSFNQGGQFQVVIGSEVEDFHKELTALLGDQSAGSKEEAKKAARANMKWWERGISHLAEIFVPLLFAIITGGLILGARNVIGDIKFGDQTLAESSQFWQGTYDFLWLLGEAIFHFLPVGVCWATVKKMGGTEILGIVLGITLVSPQLMNAYAIGQETPKVWDFGFAQIPMVGYQAQVIPAVLAGLTLAFIELRLKKIVPNALYQVVVPFVALVTTVLLAHVVLGPLGRELGDLVGNGAKAMLTGGFAPIGAVIFGFFYAPLVITGIHHTTNAVDLQLMQDIGGTPIWPLIALSNIAQASAVVGMIVVAKRGKTRELAVPAAVSAYLGVTEPAMYGVNLRFKYPMLAAMIGSACAALICGIAGVMANGIGVGGLPGILSIKHEYWAVYSLAMAVAIAVPLALTLVFSRRAAAREALAEAEGASA, encoded by the coding sequence ATGGCAGTAGCGGAGCAGGGTGCCTCGGCCCCGGCAGCGGATGTCACCGCGCAGATGCGCGAGCTGGTCGAGCTGGTCGGCGGGGCCTCGAACGTCGCCACGGTCAGCCACTGCCTCACCCGGCTGCGGTTCGTCCTCAACGACCCGTCGCTCGCCGACACCGAGAAGATCGGCAAGCTGCCCTCGGTGAAGGGATCCTTCAACCAGGGCGGACAGTTCCAGGTCGTCATCGGCAGCGAGGTCGAGGACTTCCACAAGGAGCTCACCGCGCTCCTCGGCGACCAGTCCGCCGGCTCCAAGGAGGAGGCCAAGAAGGCGGCCCGCGCGAACATGAAGTGGTGGGAGCGCGGCATCTCGCACCTCGCCGAGATCTTCGTGCCCCTCCTCTTCGCGATCATCACCGGCGGTCTGATCCTCGGCGCCCGCAATGTCATCGGCGACATCAAGTTCGGCGACCAGACCCTCGCGGAGTCCAGCCAGTTCTGGCAGGGGACGTACGACTTCCTCTGGCTGCTCGGTGAGGCGATCTTCCACTTCCTGCCGGTCGGCGTGTGCTGGGCGACCGTGAAGAAGATGGGCGGCACCGAGATCCTCGGCATCGTCCTCGGCATCACGCTCGTCTCACCGCAGCTGATGAACGCGTACGCGATCGGCCAGGAGACGCCCAAGGTCTGGGACTTCGGCTTCGCGCAGATCCCCATGGTCGGCTACCAGGCACAGGTCATCCCGGCCGTGCTAGCCGGTCTGACGCTCGCGTTCATCGAGCTCAGGCTGAAGAAGATCGTGCCCAACGCGCTGTACCAGGTGGTCGTGCCGTTCGTCGCGCTCGTGACGACCGTGCTGCTCGCCCACGTCGTGCTCGGCCCGCTCGGCCGTGAGCTCGGCGACCTCGTCGGCAACGGCGCCAAGGCGATGCTGACCGGCGGCTTCGCACCCATCGGCGCGGTGATCTTCGGCTTCTTCTACGCGCCGCTCGTCATCACCGGCATCCACCACACCACCAACGCGGTCGACCTGCAGCTGATGCAGGACATCGGCGGCACCCCGATCTGGCCGCTGATCGCCCTGTCCAACATCGCTCAGGCCTCCGCAGTCGTCGGCATGATCGTCGTGGCCAAGCGCGGGAAGACCCGCGAACTGGCCGTGCCGGCTGCCGTGTCCGCGTACCTGGGTGTGACCGAGCCCGCGATGTACGGCGTGAACCTGCGCTTCAAGTACCCGATGCTCGCCGCGATGATCGGCTCCGCGTGCGCGGCCCTGATCTGCGGGATCGCCGGAGTGATGGCCAACGGCATCGGGGTGGGCGGACTGCCCGGCATCCTCTCCATCAAGCACGAGTACTGGGCGGTGTACTCCCTGGCCATGGCGGTCGCGATCGCCGTGCCGCTCGCCCTCACCCTGGTGTTCTCCCGCCGCGCCGCGGCCCGTGAGGCGCTCGCCGAGGCCGAGGGGGCGAGCGCATGA
- a CDS encoding TetR/AcrR family transcriptional regulator yields METAEGGLRERHKAQRRSRILEAARELLRDSPESALSTERIAERAEVAPATVYNLIGPRDKVWEALATGFMDELDRRLAVLGGGDPREVVRSTVQLFVGDPVVSRRMVREWEASGLVLDRSPLTQLRQALADVRTQGLLRADIDTDALAAVVGTACVGALHQWVAALIDDDRFLARALFALDVALAAAAADPHRDRLLAPLRTEGGAV; encoded by the coding sequence ATGGAGACGGCCGAAGGCGGGCTGCGTGAGCGGCACAAGGCTCAGCGGCGCAGTCGGATCCTCGAGGCGGCGCGTGAACTCCTGCGGGACAGCCCGGAGTCGGCGCTCAGCACCGAGCGGATCGCCGAGCGGGCGGAGGTGGCCCCGGCCACCGTGTACAACCTGATCGGACCGCGCGACAAGGTCTGGGAGGCGCTCGCCACCGGGTTCATGGACGAACTCGACCGCCGCCTCGCCGTGTTGGGAGGGGGCGACCCGCGAGAAGTCGTCAGGTCGACCGTCCAGCTGTTCGTGGGCGATCCAGTCGTTTCGCGTCGCATGGTGCGGGAGTGGGAGGCGAGTGGCCTGGTGCTCGACCGCAGCCCGCTCACCCAGCTCCGCCAGGCGCTGGCTGACGTACGGACACAGGGCCTGCTGCGCGCCGACATCGACACGGACGCGTTGGCCGCCGTTGTCGGCACCGCGTGCGTGGGGGCGCTGCATCAGTGGGTCGCCGCCCTGATCGATGACGACCGGTTCCTGGCGCGTGCGCTGTTCGCGCTGGACGTCGCGCTCGCCGCGGCGGCTGCGGATCCCCACCGTGACCGGCTCCTTGCGCCGCTGCGCACCGAAGGCGGCGCGGTATGA
- a CDS encoding helix-turn-helix transcriptional regulator, producing MVIDRTGLAEFLRRRRESLQPEDVGLPRGRRRRTSGLRREEVAALCHMSTDYYARLERERGPQPSEQMIASIAQGLHLSLDERDHLFRLAGHNPPARGAAGEHISPGLLRIFDRLHDTPAEIVTELGETLRQTELGVALTGDLTAYSGPARSLGYRWFTDPATRQLYAPDEHPFLTRMFASGLRGVVTLRGPDSRAAHLADLLLSQSEEFRQVWNDHEVGIRPHEVKHFVHPEVGALELTCQTLLEPSQSHHLLVYTAVPGSESHEKLQLLSVVGTQALR from the coding sequence GTGGTGATCGACCGGACGGGTCTGGCGGAGTTCCTCCGGCGGCGCCGGGAGTCGCTGCAACCCGAGGACGTCGGCCTCCCGCGCGGCCGACGCCGCCGGACGAGCGGCCTGCGGCGGGAGGAAGTGGCCGCGCTGTGCCACATGTCGACCGACTACTACGCGCGCCTGGAACGGGAGCGCGGACCCCAGCCGTCCGAGCAGATGATCGCCTCGATCGCGCAGGGACTCCATCTCTCCCTTGACGAGCGTGACCACCTGTTCCGGCTCGCCGGACACAACCCGCCCGCGCGGGGCGCGGCCGGCGAGCACATCAGCCCCGGCCTGCTGCGCATCTTCGACCGCCTGCACGACACCCCCGCGGAGATCGTCACGGAACTCGGCGAGACGCTGCGGCAGACCGAGCTCGGCGTCGCGCTCACCGGCGACCTGACCGCCTACAGCGGCCCGGCCCGCAGCCTCGGCTACCGGTGGTTCACCGACCCGGCGACGCGACAGCTCTATGCCCCCGACGAACACCCCTTCCTCACCCGCATGTTCGCCTCGGGTCTACGGGGCGTGGTCACGCTGCGCGGCCCGGATTCCCGCGCCGCGCACCTCGCCGACCTGCTCCTGTCGCAGAGCGAAGAGTTCCGCCAGGTGTGGAACGACCACGAGGTCGGCATCCGCCCCCACGAGGTCAAGCACTTCGTCCACCCCGAAGTCGGCGCGCTGGAGCTGACCTGCCAGACACTGCTCGAACCGAGCCAGTCGCACCACCTGCTCGTCTACACCGCCGTCCCCGGCAGCGAGAGCCACGAAAAGCTGCAGCTGCTGTCCGTCGTGGGCACGCAGGCGCTGCGCTGA
- a CDS encoding alpha/beta fold hydrolase, whose amino-acid sequence MTPGELPRPRRFLGHGGILLTADVWGSDSAPPLVLLHGGGQTRHAWGRTGPRLAALGWQVIAPDLRGHGESGWSADGGYDLDLYAEDVRALVAELGGRPLLIGASLGGLSALLAAGEAPEAAIRALVLVDVAHRPDPRGVRRITEFMRGRPDGFASVAEAAAAVSAHLPHRVRSDNPEGIRNNLRPHGDRWLWHWDPRMPAGFEGRMDPPGMAERLLDAACHTDAPILLVRGGSSDVVRDDIAEQFCDRVPHARRVDVADAGHMVVGDRNEHFLDAIVPFLEGIA is encoded by the coding sequence ATGACGCCCGGCGAACTGCCGCGGCCCCGACGCTTCCTGGGCCACGGCGGGATCCTGCTCACGGCGGATGTGTGGGGCTCGGATTCCGCGCCTCCGCTCGTCCTGCTGCACGGCGGCGGCCAGACGCGACACGCCTGGGGTCGGACCGGCCCTCGCCTGGCCGCCCTGGGGTGGCAGGTCATCGCCCCGGACCTGCGCGGGCACGGCGAGAGCGGATGGTCGGCCGATGGCGGCTACGACCTCGACCTGTACGCCGAGGACGTCCGGGCGCTCGTCGCCGAACTCGGCGGCCGGCCGCTGCTCATCGGCGCCTCGCTCGGCGGCCTGAGCGCGCTGCTCGCCGCCGGAGAGGCACCCGAGGCGGCGATTCGCGCCCTGGTGCTGGTCGACGTCGCCCATCGGCCGGATCCCCGCGGGGTGCGCCGGATCACCGAGTTCATGCGCGGCCGGCCGGACGGATTCGCGAGCGTGGCGGAGGCGGCCGCGGCGGTCTCCGCCCACCTGCCGCATCGCGTACGTTCCGACAACCCCGAGGGGATACGGAACAACCTGCGGCCCCACGGCGATCGCTGGCTCTGGCACTGGGATCCACGGATGCCGGCCGGCTTCGAGGGCAGGATGGACCCGCCCGGCATGGCAGAGCGTCTGCTCGACGCCGCATGCCACACCGACGCGCCGATCCTCCTCGTCCGCGGCGGAAGCAGCGACGTGGTGCGCGACGACATCGCCGAGCAGTTCTGCGACAGGGTTCCCCATGCGCGGCGCGTCGATGTGGCCGACGCGGGGCACATGGTGGTCGGCGATCGGAACGAGCACTTCCTCGATGCCATCGTCCCGTTCCTCGAAGGGATCGCGTGA
- a CDS encoding NAD(P)/FAD-dependent oxidoreductase, whose product MSAVVVVGAGIVGSSVAYHLACRGVPVTLLDQGPSPATGVTGDSFAWIGNAGRQWPGGARDLRASVLADHRRLETELPEIAVRWTGSLTWTDALLQGGQNGQHAQPGPGQYVVGPSDIAALEPHLQDPPRLAIHTPSDGGVDPRALAAALVNAARTHGAEVIYGAAVRSLKMAGSRAVGVLSSAGFHPAETVVLAAGTNVTTLAEPLQLDLPVAASPACLAHLTAPPGLVRTITAGPGFEVREVRDGHLLLVFPHAEGDPAARLEQAARHALRRLQTVFSGGDACRLVDYRIGRRPMPAHGPIVGYATQDRSVYVAVMHSAITLAPTVGRLVADELVSGKPTAELRRCRPRGVPQ is encoded by the coding sequence ATGTCAGCCGTAGTCGTTGTCGGTGCGGGAATCGTCGGCTCCTCGGTGGCCTACCACCTGGCGTGCCGGGGAGTGCCCGTGACCTTGCTCGACCAGGGGCCGTCGCCGGCCACGGGAGTGACAGGAGACTCCTTCGCCTGGATCGGGAACGCCGGAAGGCAATGGCCCGGCGGAGCAAGGGACTTGCGCGCATCCGTTCTGGCGGACCACAGGAGGCTGGAGACCGAGCTGCCTGAGATCGCCGTCCGCTGGACCGGCTCCCTGACCTGGACCGACGCTCTGCTTCAAGGCGGGCAGAACGGGCAGCACGCACAGCCGGGGCCGGGGCAGTACGTGGTCGGGCCAAGTGACATCGCAGCGCTGGAGCCGCACCTCCAGGACCCGCCCCGGCTGGCCATTCACACCCCGAGCGACGGAGGAGTCGATCCAAGGGCGTTGGCCGCAGCACTGGTGAACGCGGCCCGCACACACGGGGCAGAAGTGATCTACGGAGCGGCGGTCAGATCGCTCAAGATGGCGGGCTCACGCGCCGTGGGAGTGCTGTCCTCGGCCGGTTTCCACCCAGCCGAGACCGTCGTGCTCGCCGCCGGAACCAACGTCACGACCCTCGCCGAACCGCTGCAGCTCGACCTGCCCGTAGCCGCCTCCCCGGCCTGCCTGGCGCACCTCACCGCACCGCCGGGGCTGGTCAGGACCATCACCGCCGGCCCGGGTTTCGAGGTCCGCGAGGTACGCGACGGACACCTCCTGCTGGTCTTTCCGCACGCCGAAGGCGACCCGGCGGCAAGGCTCGAGCAGGCCGCGCGCCACGCGCTAAGGCGCCTGCAAACGGTCTTCAGCGGCGGTGACGCATGCCGTTTGGTGGACTACCGCATCGGCAGACGCCCGATGCCCGCCCACGGACCGATCGTGGGATACGCGACACAGGATCGATCCGTCTACGTCGCCGTCATGCACTCGGCAATCACCTTGGCACCCACCGTCGGACGTCTGGTCGCGGACGAACTCGTGAGCGGGAAGCCGACCGCCGAACTGCGGCGCTGTCGCCCTCGCGGTGTGCCGCAGTGA